One genomic window of Terriglobales bacterium includes the following:
- a CDS encoding cyclase family protein: protein MRRAFLAVVFAVVCLPGYAAGQGAPQEKRDPAPHAIDERKLVDLTHDFDSSTIYWPNAQPFEWKKESWGMAAGGYWYAAGLYAASEHGGTHLDSPIHFGEGKATVDQLPVAQLVGPAVVIDISEACAKDVDYRLRVE from the coding sequence ATGCGCCGAGCCTTTCTAGCAGTCGTGTTCGCCGTGGTTTGCCTACCGGGGTACGCCGCCGGGCAAGGCGCGCCTCAAGAAAAGCGCGACCCTGCCCCGCATGCGATTGACGAGCGCAAGCTGGTGGACCTGACGCACGACTTCGATTCCAGCACTATCTATTGGCCCAACGCGCAGCCCTTCGAGTGGAAGAAAGAATCGTGGGGCATGGCGGCGGGCGGCTACTGGTACGCCGCCGGGCTCTATGCCGCCAGCGAACACGGCGGCACGCATCTGGATAGTCCTATTCATTTTGGCGAAGGCAAGGCCACCGTGGACCAGCTTCCCGTGGCGCAACTGGTCGGACCGGCGGTGGTGATCGATATCTCCGAGGCCTGTGCCAAAGACGTCGACTATCGCCTGCGCGTGGAAG
- a CDS encoding response regulator produces MSAQCLLLGTDSEALGTLCPVLEELQVAVDVCSRRDAAVQLLSQQKFELLVIDWESVDGPGHVLLSTRLLATNRDTVVLALVSGVESMRASQEMGANFVLSKPISESAARRTLQACRVLFPQEAPRQVRRPVHSLSFVSLEQAQDAAILLNVSEGGMAIQALQPLDRGQVIQFGIELPLAPLRLEARGEIVWVDPSGRAGVRFVEVPEPHRAKLREWLEKSPEEAPASAVITTAESLETYRFPWEKPPLVERVAALSVDTAMVLAATSLFGLVFLVAPAPALTGTAALVTIGLLATLGVSYFLMYRLSGVATPGSALVQGLVRPKPKLERSVQLVPTETAVPAAAPAATAPEPEPVLVGEQSEH; encoded by the coding sequence ATGTCTGCGCAGTGTCTTTTGCTGGGCACGGACTCCGAAGCCCTGGGGACCTTGTGTCCCGTTCTGGAAGAACTGCAGGTCGCGGTGGATGTGTGTTCGCGGCGCGACGCCGCAGTGCAATTGCTGAGCCAGCAGAAGTTCGAACTGCTGGTGATCGACTGGGAATCGGTGGACGGCCCGGGGCACGTGCTGCTGAGCACGCGCCTGCTGGCGACCAACCGGGACACGGTGGTGCTGGCGCTGGTGAGCGGTGTCGAGAGCATGCGCGCCTCACAGGAGATGGGAGCGAACTTTGTCCTTTCCAAGCCCATCTCGGAATCGGCGGCGCGGCGCACTCTCCAGGCTTGCCGGGTCCTGTTTCCGCAGGAAGCTCCGCGCCAGGTGCGACGGCCGGTGCACTCGCTTTCTTTCGTCAGTTTGGAGCAAGCACAGGACGCCGCCATCCTGCTGAACGTGAGTGAAGGCGGCATGGCCATCCAGGCGCTGCAACCGCTGGACCGGGGCCAAGTGATCCAATTCGGGATCGAGCTGCCGCTGGCGCCGCTCCGGTTGGAAGCGCGGGGCGAAATCGTATGGGTGGACCCCAGCGGACGCGCCGGCGTTCGTTTTGTCGAGGTGCCGGAGCCGCACCGGGCAAAACTGCGCGAGTGGCTGGAAAAGAGCCCCGAGGAGGCTCCGGCGAGCGCCGTGATCACTACGGCTGAGTCACTCGAAACCTATCGCTTCCCCTGGGAAAAGCCGCCCTTGGTCGAGCGTGTGGCCGCTCTGAGCGTGGACACCGCAATGGTGCTGGCCGCCACGAGCCTTTTTGGGCTGGTCTTCCTGGTAGCTCCTGCGCCCGCTCTGACCGGTACCGCCGCCCTGGTGACGATCGGCCTGCTGGCGACGCTCGGGGTCAGCTACTTCCTGATGTATCGCCTGTCGGGCGTGGCCACGCCGGGCAGTGCGCTGGTGCAGGGACTGGTCCGGCCTAAGCCCAAACTGGAGCGCAGCGTCCAACTGGTTCCCACCGAAACCGCGGTACCCGCCGCCGCACCGGCAGCAACCGCGCCGGAACCTGAACCGGTGTTGGTAGGAGAACAGTCGGAACACTGA